GCGAGTTCGTTCGCCGTGCGTTCGGCGTCGTCCATCGCGCGAACGCTGTGAACTAACTGCTTGTCGTCGGCTCGTTCGCGCTTTTGGACCTGGTCTCTCGTCGCGCGGAGAGACGCCTCGCGGAGCCGTTCGTAGTACTCGTCTTTCGAGTCCGCGTATCCCGACTCGACCGCCACCGCCGGCCACTCTCCGGGCTCTTCGGCCCGATTTTCGGTTATCGCTTCGCTCGCACTCGCTACGTCGTCGGGGTCGACGCCCTCGAACCAACCCGCACTCGTCGAGGGTGCTCCGTCGTTCATAGTTCCACGCTGTCCCCGAACGGGTATATCCGTCCCGGTACGCGGAGTCACGGTAGTCCTAGAGGAGATATCCGGGGCGACCCGGCGCTGAGTCGCCCGATAGCCGTCGAAAATCTAAGCGGTGGCGGTCGACGAGGCCGAGAGTGTCGTCTCCGGCCGCGACACCGACAGCATCTGTGAACTGTTATCGGCACTCACTCACTCACTCACGGAATCGTTAGGTGACTTTAGTAGATGGAGCGAGATGCATCGATATGGACACAGTACAACCGAACGGCAGTGCGTTCTGGAAGCATCGATGGTAAACGTCGTTCTCTCGGCGGCGCAGGTCGTTCTCGCGCTGTTTCTCGTGGTGTTGAACGGCTTCTTCGTCGCGTCGGAGTTCGCGTTCGTCCGGATCCGAGGAACGTCGGTCGACCAACTCGTCTCGGAGGGGCGGGCCGGTTCGGAGACGCTCCAAGAGGTGATGACCAACCTCGACAACTACCTCGCGACGACGCAACTCGGCATCACCATCGCATCGCTGGGACTGGGATGGGTCGGCGAACCCGCCGTGGCGGCGCTTCTCGAACCCGTGTTGGCTCCGATTCTCCCCGAGGGGACGCTCCACTTCGTCGCCTTCGCTATCGGATTCACTATCATCACGTTCCTCCACGTCGTCTTCGGCGAACTCGCTCCGAAGACGCTCGCAATCGCCCAGACCGAGCGACTCTCGCTTTTCCTCGCCCCGCCGATGAAGTTATTCTACTACATCCTCTATCCGGGGATCGTCGTCTTCAACGGGGCGGCCAACGCGTTCACGCGGTCGCTCGGCGTCCCGCCCGCGTCCGAGTCAGACGAGACGCTCGGCGAACGGGAACTCCTCCGGGTGCTCACGCAGTCCGGCGAGGAGGGGGACATCGACGTGGCGGAAGTGACGATGATAGAGCGCGTGTTCGACCTCGACGACACCGTGGTGCGGGAGGTCATGGTCCCGCGACCGGACGTGGTGGGCGTTCCGGCGGACACTCCGCTGTCCGAACTGCACTCGACCGTCTTCGAGGCCGGTCACACGCGCTACCCGGTACTCGACGCCGACGACGGCGACCAAGTGATCGGATTCGTCGACGTCAAGGACGTGCTGCGAGCGGAGGTAGACGGCGGGGACGCCGAACTCGTCGGCGACATCGCCCGCGATGTTCTCATCGTCCCGGAGACGATGGCGATAAGCGACCTCCTGATGCAGTTCAGAGATGACCACCAGCAGGTGGCCGCGGTCATCGACGAGTGGGGGTCCTTCGAGGGTATCGCGACGGTCGAAGACATCGTCGAGGCCCTCGTCGGAGACCTTCGAGACGAGTTCGACCTCGACGAGCGCGAACACTCGATACGGCGACGCGACGACGGGAACTACGACATCGACGGAGGCGTCCCGCTGTCTAAAGTCAACGACGTCCTCGATGCGGACTTCGAGAGCGAGGAGGTCGAAACCATCGGCGGACTGGTGCTCGGGGAACTCAACCGCGCGCCGGAGGTCGGTGACCGCGTCGAAGTCGCCGGCCACGCCATCGAGGTGACGAACGTAGAGGGAACCCGGATTTCGACCGTTCGCGTCCACGAAGAAGGGGCCGACGACCCTGCGGCGGAGTGAGCGAGCGCGGGACTCTCTCCGACCACGGTAAGTCTTAACAATGTAAGGAACTAATGTGGGGTTGTATCACATGAACGAGCGGGCATCCTTCATCTGTCGGAACTGTGGTGTACGGGTTTCCCCGGGCTCGTTCCGGGCAAACTGTCCGGACTGCGGCGGCGAACTCGGACCCGACGCCGGAGCGAGGGTGGCCGCGGGCGACTGAGCGATGGCCTCCGACGGCGAACGCTCTCGCTCGGACGGAGACGACGAGACGCGGAGCGACGCGTCCGGCGGTTCGAGCGATCCCCGGACCATCCGTTCGCTCGCGGTGACGACGGGCGACGTACTCGCCGCGTTGGAGGCGAACGAACGGCGCGGGCGGGACGCCGTCCTCCGCGTGACGCCGCCGTTCGCCGGGCGGATGCGGGCGCGACTGCACGTCTCAGGCGGCGAGGGAGCGTACGACGGCGAGGTGACCCCGCTTCACGTCGAACCCGAGGCGTTCGTCGCCGAGGACCTGCCGTATCCGACCGTAGACGAGACGGAAGACGAACTGAGAGCGTCCGAAACGGCGTACACGCCGGAGCGACACAGGGCGCGGCACGCGGAGGCCGTCGAACGGTGGCGCGCGGCGGTTCGGGGCGCACTCGCCGACACCGTCACCGTCTCGTTCGACGGCGGTACACACGACGTCGACGTGCGGTATCTCGGCTGACCGCGACGACTTTTAGGGCGCGTGGAGAGTACGACAGACGAGATGAGTCGCGGTCCAACCGGCGACGAGTACAGGCGGGGGCGAGACGTCGAACGGGAGAGAGACGACTGGGCGGTGAGCGGTAGATATCGTCCGATTCTCCCCGTCATCTGGGGTATCGGAGCGGTGCTTTTTCTCGTCGTCGGATGGTTCGACGTGCGGGCGGCGTTGGCCGTCGTCCTCGTCACGCACCTTTTTTTCGCCGGACTGATTCGCGCCGACATCAAGTCGCTCCGGCGACAGGGCGTCGATTGGGGACACTCGCGGCATCTCTGGTTCGGCGCGGCGTTTACCCTTCCGTTCGTCGCACTCGCGTACTACTGGTACAGCGGACGCGTCGTACGACGGGAGAACGACGCGCGCGGGGTCAGAGACGGCGGAGACACCGCGGAGAGCGTCCGAACGTGACGGACGATTGAGACGCGGCTGACGCCGTCCACGTAGCTTATGCCGTCTGGGTTGAACTATCGGACACGATGAAAAGCCGCCGAACGATAGCAGCGTTTCTCGCCGTCGCGGTACTCGTCTCGACGAGCGGATGCGTCGGCGTCCTCACGGGAGAGGACCCGCTGACGTTCTCCGCGGACGCCGCCGCAGTCGAGGAGTCCGTGGCGTCGAACGCCGGGTACGAGTCGAATGGAACTCGAACGATGGACGTGAACCGCACGTTCGAAGTCGCCGGACAAGAGCGAACCGTCGTCGCCGAAAACCGGGTGACGACGTACGAGAAGTCGATGGATT
This genomic window from Halopelagius inordinatus contains:
- a CDS encoding hemolysin family protein, with the protein product MVNVVLSAAQVVLALFLVVLNGFFVASEFAFVRIRGTSVDQLVSEGRAGSETLQEVMTNLDNYLATTQLGITIASLGLGWVGEPAVAALLEPVLAPILPEGTLHFVAFAIGFTIITFLHVVFGELAPKTLAIAQTERLSLFLAPPMKLFYYILYPGIVVFNGAANAFTRSLGVPPASESDETLGERELLRVLTQSGEEGDIDVAEVTMIERVFDLDDTVVREVMVPRPDVVGVPADTPLSELHSTVFEAGHTRYPVLDADDGDQVIGFVDVKDVLRAEVDGGDAELVGDIARDVLIVPETMAISDLLMQFRDDHQQVAAVIDEWGSFEGIATVEDIVEALVGDLRDEFDLDEREHSIRRRDDGNYDIDGGVPLSKVNDVLDADFESEEVETIGGLVLGELNRAPEVGDRVEVAGHAIEVTNVEGTRISTVRVHEEGADDPAAE